AATGCACAAAAGTTGAGGAACCACCAGCAAGAGTGGCACCACTCAACTATGCcctttatttgtgatatttgtgGAAAAGGTTTCTCAAGCGCGGTTATTCTTAAGCGACATGGAGTTGTTCATTGCACAAATGATCCAATGGAGACGCATTACACCAATGACCCTCAGTCCGCTGTGCATCCTTATGAATGCGGTACATGCAGCGCTAGTTTTGAGAACTTGGACTTGCTTTTCCACCATCAGCTCCGCCACAAGGCTGTAGATAAAGGATCAATAGCAATGAGAGGACAGCTACTTATGACAAAGGAACACCAATCTCATCATCTCCAGCATCAAAGCTATGATTACAGCCTTTGTGGCAATCAGAGGCAAGAGAAGCTACTCGCTTTCCCCCGTTCAAATGGAGGAGAAATGCCTCATCGTTTGTCACACTTTGGTCCCTCTAACATACAACTATCACAAAAGTCTAAATCAAACACTGACGCTCCAAGCACCACCAAAACTAATTCTCAGATTAATGAGGGGCACATTGTTAAAAAACGCACTAAGGGCAGTTTTTCAGCAATTGAAGAATTAAATGGTTCAAGCCGGTCACCGTCCATATTGAAAAATGAGGACACAACTGGTGACTTAATTTGCACTGAATGTAATGCTTGTTTTTCCAACCTTACAGAACTGCATGGACATTACTTGGAACATGCCAGAGGAGAAATATAAATATCGTGTAaacgttttctttctttttttcattgagTGTGTGATTAACATTTGCATGGTAATCACATACTTCTGAAACTTGTGAAAATGTTTGctgtatatttgtttttcatcTGATATCATTATTGATGTGCTGATacccaatttaaaaatatatatatatacatatggacTAGAAATTCcctgtaattgacagtattgttttatttagcaATCCTATTGTTGAGTTAGATAGCTGTTAGTGTTGGTGCTGTAATTGTGAAGTGAAGACAAAATTATCAAGGAtgttccataaaaataaataatacaatcaaACATCTTTAATGTTTGTTCTCAGATGTTTATTTCATGTTTGCCAAATGATATTGCAACATCCCATGATTATGGGATCCAAATCTGTTGGGCCTTAGTTGGAGTTGATGGTGGTGTTGATCCAAGAGATGTAGTTGCAGACCTTGGTATAGACACCAGGTTTATTCTTTTGGGCACAGCCGTAACCCCATGACACAATACCCTGCAGCCGGTTGCTGCACACCACTGGGCCACCGGAGTCACCCTGCAAACCACATAGAAGTAATAGAAATAGAAGTcaaaaaaagcatgtttaaatCTACTGCAATGACCTTAACGCTGTAACTAGCAGTGATCTTACCTGGCAGGAGTCCTTTCCTCCCTCAATGAAGCCAGCACAGAACATGTTGGAGGTGATCTCACCAGGGTAGGCGTTTCTGCAGGTACTGTCACTCAGGATAGGAGCCCACAGGCACATCAGACGGCTGGGGTAGTTGCCTAAGGAAACATCAAGTGTTCACTATAGGTGAGTTTGAATGTGTTCACTGTGCTATTCTAAGATGACCTGAAGATTTATGTACAAAGTGTTATGCATGAAGTACACACTTCCAGAGGCGCTCATGTTTCCCCATCCAGAGATCAGACATTCGCTACCAGCTGAAGCACAGCTTGTTGGCAGAGAAACGGTCTGAACGTAGCCATTCAGACTGGCAGAGCTGGCCAGCTTGATCAGCATGATATCATTGTCCAGAGTGTAGCTGTTGTAACTGGGGTGTCTGATGATCTTTTGGGAGTTGATGAATTGCTCGGTGCCCTCAGAGACGTCAATGTTATGCTCACCCAGACGCACCTGGATAGAGCTGAGAACAGAGATGAGTAAGTTGTATTGGACTAAAATTCTGATTGTTAATGGTTCATTACTTATGTGCCTCttgtagtatttattttatatatatatatatataaagctactgaAGATTTCTAACCCAATAGCCACACTACTGTCACGCTTCTGTTCAAACATTTGCAGGCagtaagatgttttaatgtttttgatctGTTAATGCTGAATGTTTAGCAGCGGTTActacagtctttagtgtcacatgattctcagaactcattgtaatatgctgatttggtgctcaagaaacattgtcatttttaccaattttgaaaacagctttgctgctttatatttctgtggaaaccctTTTTTTCCTGGATTCTTTGATTACTAAGTTCAAAAGAACCACATTTATTTGTCAGTGTCTTTACTTTCCTgtttataaatgtaatgcatcctttttaaacaaaagtattaatttatttatataaaatcttactgacctcaaacttttaaacgtAGTGTaaacttgccttttttttttattaatggctctcagagaaattaaatgtttgaaaaatagAATCACACAACAATTTAtaacacataaaaaatacatagAACATAAAGAAACATAGAAAATACTAATCTTCCTTTATTATATAGTAAAATTCATTGAAATATAATTCTTAATTCAAATCTAAGGAACTTTTTGAACATTATAGTTACTGAGATAGAATGATTTTGAAAACTTTCCAATGTGACAGCTAGTTCCAGTCTCCCTAATactgaggaaaaaaaagtcatatttcacTTACGACTTGTAACAGTGAGCAGCAGACACAACCCAGCTGCTGGAGATCAGAGAGCCACCACAAAAGTGGTAACCACTGTTCAGAGAAACCTGGTATGGAACACCATTCTTAGTACACTCGAATCCGCCGACGATTTTGTCATCCTCATCCAGAGGAGCAGCATCTGGGAAAGTATATAGTTTTagtgtcacatttttattttacaaaaattaatTGAACAGAGCACttggaattatttttatttatttatttacttacttactttAAACCTAAAGATATCTGTATTAATTCCAGTATAAATCTCCCCTGCCCCATTACTTACAAGCCACAGTGAACAGAGCCAGAATAATGAGAGCCTTCATGTTGAAGCTGTTGAGTGGTGTGTTCTGAAGGTTTTAAGGCCCTTCTTTTATACTCTGTCTACTCCACAGCTTGAGATAATTTTCAAGGgcatatttacattaattttataaGCAAGCAGTGTGTGACTTCAGCATGTGCTTAACCATAGTATACAAATTTGCTTAGGATGTTAttgcaaataattttatttaagaaACTATTCACAaatcatgaattaataaatgtttcttattatttttctagcAGCATTATTAAAAAAGGGGACTTTTGGGTTACATATCTGTCATGAGAAGTAAATGTTGATATGCGCTccttaaagaaaaatatataggtactaagaaagaaaatgattttctatttatttatttttatcatgtcaAGCTCTTGAATTTTGAAGATAAGCCACCTAATTCTAATTAGATTTAGCTCTTTTTTAACAAAGTGGTCAAATCCAGGAACTGGAAAATGAGCACATTAGAGGTGACTGAGTGTTTTGTATTTGTCAAAAATGCCAATTTATTTCAGACTATAGAAACTATATTAAGTTACTAAAGTGAAACATTTCATTGAAAGTGGGCACTGATGAATAACCCTTTGTGACTGCATTATTTTCCATTagtaaataagctttaaaatctTGGCTGAAAGTAACcttgttttctgaaatgttacaaACTTCTTACAAACCTGTGACTTTAAATAAACATGACATGGGAAAATATT
The nucleotide sequence above comes from Carassius gibelio isolate Cgi1373 ecotype wild population from Czech Republic chromosome B16, carGib1.2-hapl.c, whole genome shotgun sequence. Encoded proteins:
- the LOC127974611 gene encoding trypsin-3 yields the protein MKALIILALFTVAYAAPLDEDDKIVGGFECTKNGVPYQVSLNSGYHFCGGSLISSSWVVSAAHCYKSSIQVRLGEHNIDVSEGTEQFINSQKIIRHPSYNSYTLDNDIMLIKLASSASLNGYVQTVSLPTSCASAGSECLISGWGNMSASGSNYPSRLMCLWAPILSDSTCRNAYPGEITSNMFCAGFIEGGKDSCQGDSGGPVVCSNRLQGIVSWGYGCAQKNKPGVYTKVCNYISWINTTINSN